Proteins encoded together in one Camelina sativa cultivar DH55 chromosome 9, Cs, whole genome shotgun sequence window:
- the LOC104715372 gene encoding uncharacterized protein LOC104715372 — protein sequence MESYGDLINNNKVVLDDGNYGFWKSRIKSIIGGIDRLAWKTVLEKWEEPTIKDESGKRIPKPEADWTDDEQKRSKYNSRALSAIHCSVERKQFELIQGCETAKEAWDILQIHYEGTTKVQSSRKDMLASRFENLKMEEHESISDFSSKLSALAQEALTLGKTYKDQKLVKKFLRCLPSRFMGYKMALTVSQDLDNLSYGEVVGMLQAHEMELNGIKKPKGIALAVSKDLTDQGEEDAVSLLVRRFDRALRRIEQGQGQKKNNSFKKTSEDKKADMQCHECKGYGHFIRECPTIKLRDAKCTICKGTGHTHEECVSNSKFKKEKSMISIENESDSDSNSEEELINLVAMVGITEFENGEEVTDSESEGEEVLDIVQSYKEXRNQKE from the coding sequence ATGGAGAGCTACGGAGATCTGATCAATAACAATAAAGTCGTCTTGGATGATGGAAACTATGGGTTTTGGAAGTCAAGGATCAAATCCATCATAGGAGGTATTGATCGTCTTGCTTGGAAGACTGTTCTAGAAAAGTGGGAGGAACCAACGATCAAGGATGAATCAGGCAAGCGAATTCCAAAACCTGAGGCAGACTGGACTGATGACGAGCAAAAGAGATCAAAATACAACTCAAGGGCTTTAAGTGCAATTCATTGCAGTGTTGAGAGAAAACAGTTTGAGTTGATTCAAGGGTGTGAAACTGCTAAAGAAGCATGGGATATCCTTCAAATTCATTATGAAGGTACAACTAAAGTGCAGAGTTCAAGAAAGGATATGTTGGCTTCTAGATTTGAGAATCTAAAGATGGAGGAACATGAGTCGATCTCAGATTTTAGTTCAAAGTTGAGTGCTCTAGCACAAGAGGCCTTAACTCTTGGGAAGACGTACAAGGATCAAAAGTTAGTCAAGAAGTTTCTAAGGTGTCTTCCATCTAGGTTCATGGGATACAAAATGGCTTTAACCGTCTCACAAGATTTAGATAATCTCAGTTATGGTGAAGTAGTAGGAATGCTACAGGCACACGAGATGGAACTTAATGggattaagaaaccaaaaggaaTAGCTCTAGCAGTAAGCAAAGACCTAActgatcaaggagaagaagatgctgTGAGTCTGTTGGTAAGAAGATTTGATCGAGCTCTGAGAAGGATAGAACAAGGTCAAGGTCAAAAGAAGAACAATTCATTCAAGAAGACAAGTGAAGACAAAAAGGCTGATATGCAGTGTCATGAATGTAAGGGATATGGTCATTTTATTCGAGAGTGCCCAACGATCAAGTTACGAGATGCCAAGTGCACAATCTGTAAAGGGACTGGTCACACACATGAGGAATGTGTGAGTAACTCTaaattcaagaaagaaaagtctATGATTAGCATTGAGAATGAGTCAGATAGTGATAGCAACAGCGAAGAAGAACTCATTAATTTAGTAGCTATGGTGGGAATCACTGAATTTGAGAATGGGGAAGAAGTaactgattcagaatcagaaggagaagaagttctTGACATTGTTCAGAGTTACAAAGAGNTAAGAAACCAAAAGGAATAG